CGCTCCCGCGCCGTCGCTGGGGCTGGACCTGCTGCTGGGCGTGCTGCTGCTTGCGGGTGGCACCGCGCTGTTCTGCCTGATGCCGGTGGTGCAGCTGCGGCTGGTCGGCGCGGCTGGGGCGGCGGCAACCCTGGCGCTGGCGCTCAACGGCTCGACCAATTTCATCGGCCAGGGCCTGGGGGCCGCATTGTCATCGCTGGTCATCAGTCGGGTGGGGCTTGAGGGCATCGGATTCGGCGGTGCCGTGGTCGCCGCCGTCGCCGTGGTGCTGCTGCTGATGCGGGGCGCCGCCGCGCGGGCGCGCAGCCGCCCCGTCGCGACACGGGCGCGGTGATCCAGATCGCGGCGCGGGCTCAGTGAAAATGAAAATCCTCAGCGATGATCCGGTCGCGCGGCACGCCGAGTGCGATGAACTGATCGACCATGTCGCGGACGAATTGCGGCCGGCCGCACAGCATCACCGCCACCCCCTCCAGCGGATACACCGCTTCCATCACCTGGGCCGCGGTCAGGCGGCCGCGCTCCGAGGTCAGCCATAGTTCATAGTCGATATAGGAATCCGCTTTCGGCACCGCCTCGGCGATTTCGGCGTCATAGGGTGCATGATCGGCATCGCGCACCACATACCACAGCCAGATCCGCCGGAAATCGTCATTGGTGGTCTCGAAGCGCAGCATGCCCAGGAACGGCGTGATGCCGATGCCGGCGCCGATCCAGATCAGCCGGCGATGGGTACCATAACGATGGGGCGTGAAGCCGCCGAACGGGCCGAACACCTCGATCGGCTCCCCCGGTGTCAGGGCGGCCAGATCGCGGGTGAAATCGCCCACCATCCGCACCGACAGCCTGAGATCACGCTCCGCCGGTGACGAGGTCACCGAAAACGGATGCAATTCGCCGCGCCGGCGGCCGGGGCGGTTGATGAACACGAAGGTGCCGGGTTCATAGATCATCCGCCGCGCCTTGGGCCGCAGCACCAGATCGACCGTATCCTCCGAGCCCCGCACCACCTCGCGCACGGCATAAGGATAGCGCGGCGCCGCCCAGCGATAGAGCAGCACCCGATAGACCCAGCTTGCGGCCCCGATCAGCACCAGTGCCCAGATCCAGAAACGCAGCGGCTCGAACGCCTGGATGGTGGGGCCCAGGGTCAGCGCGTGGCCCGATGTGATGAAGAAGATCGGCCCCAGCATGCCATGCAGCGACAGCCAGCGCTCGTAACGCAGCCGCCGGCTATAGGCCAGCGCCGTCCAGATTATCAGGGCATACAGGATCAGGGCGTTCATCGTGGCCGCGGGCGACGACCAGAACGGGATCAGAATATTGGCGGCCGATCCGCCGCTCGCCAGTTCCTGCGGGATGTAGAGCGCCACATGCACCAGCACCAGCAGGATGGTCACCGGCCCCAGCCGCCGATGCAGCCGCACCGCCCGGTCCAGTCCGCCGAACAGCGGCTCGATGGACCGGCTGCGGGTGGTGGCCAGCAGCAGCAGCGACATCAGGGCGATCGCCCAGCACGAGATCAGCAGGCTGGGCGGCAGCCAGCCGGTGAACCGTGCCTCGACCGGCATCGATGCGCGCCCCGCCGCCCACAGCCCGGTGGTGATGGCAAGCCCTGCCCCGATCAGCCACCAGGCCGGCGACAACCCCGACAGCAACCGCACAAACGCTCGCCACCTGTTCGCGCCGGATGTGTCTTCCCCGGCAGGCCCGCTCTTGTTCATGCACAGCCCCGCATGCCGCCCGATCGGCGCCGGATCCGGCGCCGATCATGTGTTTCCCCCGTCCATCTATAGCCGAACAGCCCCATTGGATGCGACAGGGCGATCAGTCGCCGAACAGATCGCCGATCGCGGGTGCAGGGCCGGTTGCCGCCGACAGGGCCGCCCGCGCCCGCGTCAGCGTGTCGGCATCAGGTTCCTGGCTGCCATCGGCCAGAAGATGGATCAGAGCCGCCCCCGGCTCCCGCGACATCCGGGCCCGCAACAACGGCGCCACCAGATGGAAGCGGTGACAGGACAGCGGATCGCGTTCGGCGCACATCAACGCGATGCGATGGCGGCGCGCGCCATTCATCAGCCGCGCGATGCCGTCTGCCCGCAGCCGGGCCAGCACGTCAGAATCGGCGCCGGCCGGCGGCCGGCCGCCCAGCTCGGCGCCAAGGGCCACATGGGCGATGCCGGCCGCCTTCAGCGACGCCGCCAGCGGGCGGGCGCCGAATTGCGGATGGCGGCGCGACCAGGGCACGGAACGGATATCGGCCACCGCGGTGATCGATGCCGCGCGCAGCAGCTCAATGAAGCGGT
This region of Tistrella bauzanensis genomic DNA includes:
- a CDS encoding ferredoxin reductase family protein; translation: MRLLSGLSPAWWLIGAGLAITTGLWAAGRASMPVEARFTGWLPPSLLISCWAIALMSLLLLATTRSRSIEPLFGGLDRAVRLHRRLGPVTILLVLVHVALYIPQELASGGSAANILIPFWSSPAATMNALILYALIIWTALAYSRRLRYERWLSLHGMLGPIFFITSGHALTLGPTIQAFEPLRFWIWALVLIGAASWVYRVLLYRWAAPRYPYAVREVVRGSEDTVDLVLRPKARRMIYEPGTFVFINRPGRRRGELHPFSVTSSPAERDLRLSVRMVGDFTRDLAALTPGEPIEVFGPFGGFTPHRYGTHRRLIWIGAGIGITPFLGMLRFETTNDDFRRIWLWYVVRDADHAPYDAEIAEAVPKADSYIDYELWLTSERGRLTAAQVMEAVYPLEGVAVMLCGRPQFVRDMVDQFIALGVPRDRIIAEDFHFH
- a CDS encoding DUF488 domain-containing protein; translated protein: MPGSAIMAVMTDDAAPSTDHGRPRPAPAPVFWTIGHSDHRIDRFIELLRAASITAVADIRSVPWSRRHPQFGARPLAASLKAAGIAHVALGAELGGRPPAGADSDVLARLRADGIARLMNGARRHRIALMCAERDPLSCHRFHLVAPLLRARMSREPGAALIHLLADGSQEPDADTLTRARAALSAATGPAPAIGDLFGD